GACCAGGGATGAGCGAACGGACCGCCGCGCGGGCGTTCGACCGGTTCGCGCGCGGGGCGTCCGCGACGGCGGGGAGCGGGCTGGGGCTGGCGATCGTCGCCGAGATAGTCGAGGCGCACGGCGGCACGGCAACGGTGCGCTCCGAGCCCCAAACCGGCACCACCGTCGCAGTGCACCTACCCGCCGGAGACGTCTAGTTCGGCGTCGGTGGGCGTGGTGAGCGCGTCGGGGTCGTCGAGCCATCCCTCGGGCAGCACCACGCGCCGGGCGCCGGTGGTGCGTCCGCGGGGCTCGCCGACCTCCGCTGCCGGGAACGGTGCCGCCGGATCGAGACGCGCCAGCAGGTCGTCGAGCTCGGCCAGGCTGCTCACCATGCCCATCTCCCGGCGCAGCGTCGACCCGACCGGATAACCCTTCAGGTACCAGGCGACGTGTTTGCGGAAGTCCGGCAAACCGCGGTCCTCCCCCATCCACTCCGCCAGCAACTCCGCGTGCCGTCGCATCGTCACCGCGACCTCGCCCAGGCGGGGGCGCACCCGCTCCGGACGCCCGGCGAACGCCGCCGCCAAGTCCGCGAACAACCACGGGCGGCCCAGGCAGCCCCGTCCGACGACCACGCCGGCGCAGCCGGTCTCGGCCACCATGCGGACCGCGTCGTCGGCCTCCCAGATATCGCCGTTCCCCAGCACCGGCACCTGCAGTGTCGCCGCCAGCTCCGCGATCGGCTCCCAGTTCGCGCGGCCGCCGTAGAACTGCGCGGCGGTGCGGCCGTGCAGCGCGACCGCGGCCACCCCGGCGTCCTCGGCCGCGCGTCCAGCGTCGCGGAACGTGACGTGGTTCTCGTCGATGCCGATGCGCAGCTTCACGGTGACCGGCACGTCGGTGCCTCGAGTGGCCCGAACCGCCCGCTCCACGATCTTTGCGAACAGTTTGCGCCGGAACGGCAGCGCCGAGCCGCCCCCACGGCGGGTCACCTTGGGCACCGGGCAGCCGAAGTTCAGGTCGACGTGGTCGGCCAGGTTTTCCTGCACGACCATCTCGACGGCCCGCCCGACGATGTCCGGGTCGACGCCGTAGAGCTGGATCGAGCGGGGCTGCTCGTCCGGCGAGAACGTGATCAGGTTCATCGTCTTCTGGTTGCGCTCGACCAGCGCCCGGGTCGTGATCATCTCGCTGACGTAGAGCCCGGCGCCGTGCTCGCGGCAGAGCCGGCGGAACGCGACGTTCGTGATCCCGGCCATCGGCGCCAGCACCACCGGCGGGTCGACGAGGTGCGGGCCGACGGTGAGCGGACGAGCGGCGGTCAGAGCAGAAGACACGCCCTCCAGCGTCTCACGCGCGCGGAGTAACCCGCCGCGCTCCCGTCGCGGATAGCCTCGCGGTCGGCGGTCCTCCCGGGCATGAAACGCGGATCGGTCCAGCCAGCGCTGGACCGATCCGCGTTTCATCGCGGACGCCGAGCGCGAGCGGAGCTGCGTCAGTGGATGGCGGCGTCCGACGAGCGCAATGCCGCGCCCGCCCGGCCGGAGCGGGTGGCGAGCACCTCGGCGACGATGCTCACCGCGGTCTCGGCGGGGCTGCGCGCGCCCAGATCCAGCCCTACCGGGCCATGAATGCGGTCGAGCTGCTCGGACGGCACCCCCGCCGCCAGCAAGCGCTGACGCCGAGTGGCCTGGGTGCGGCGGGACCCCAGCGCACCGAGGAACCCGCGGCCGTGGGCCAACCCCACCCGCAGCACCTCGTCCATCGCCGGATCGTGGTCGAGCAGCACGAGCACGTCCGCCGCCCAGAACGCGGAGACCGCGGCCACCGCGTCCTCGACCGAGGACACGTCCCGCGCAGACCACCCCAGCAGCGAAGCCTGCGCGGCCAGCGCTGATGCCA
This Cryptosporangium aurantiacum DNA region includes the following protein-coding sequences:
- the dusB gene encoding tRNA dihydrouridine synthase DusB: MSSALTAARPLTVGPHLVDPPVVLAPMAGITNVAFRRLCREHGAGLYVSEMITTRALVERNQKTMNLITFSPDEQPRSIQLYGVDPDIVGRAVEMVVQENLADHVDLNFGCPVPKVTRRGGGSALPFRRKLFAKIVERAVRATRGTDVPVTVKLRIGIDENHVTFRDAGRAAEDAGVAAVALHGRTAAQFYGGRANWEPIAELAATLQVPVLGNGDIWEADDAVRMVAETGCAGVVVGRGCLGRPWLFADLAAAFAGRPERVRPRLGEVAVTMRRHAELLAEWMGEDRGLPDFRKHVAWYLKGYPVGSTLRREMGMVSSLAELDDLLARLDPAAPFPAAEVGEPRGRTTGARRVVLPEGWLDDPDALTTPTDAELDVSGG